From Paenibacillus sp. PK3_47, the proteins below share one genomic window:
- a CDS encoding type II secretion system F family protein: MPQFEYQVKTSAGKQLKGKLTALDKPSAMEELRKRGLTVFSLNEQKNSILSMDIYIGNPVKTIHFIIYCRQFATLIRAGVSIVDANRILAEQTESKPLAKALQDVSSSLLRGVAFSQAVLDHKKIFPALFVSMVRAGEESGDLEGTLERLAMYFEKQHTTTEKIKSALMYPVTVAVMAVAAVIYLLWAIVPQFVTMFESMNAELPAITKMVLALSKSIQGQWYFWALGVIIIIAAFQIAKRTEKGAYALDYAKLKVPVFGKLNQKGSIAQFTRTFSSLYASSVPILQSLTIVEEIAGNKVIGKYIRSAGDSLRQGKPLSEPLKKAWVFPPLVTQMIAIGEETGALDTMLSKVADFYEMDVENTVDRLKSLLEPLLIAFLAGVVGVIVAAIMLPMFSLYSNMS; the protein is encoded by the coding sequence ATGCCGCAATTTGAGTATCAGGTCAAGACATCGGCCGGCAAACAGCTCAAAGGCAAGCTTACTGCGCTGGACAAGCCGTCGGCGATGGAGGAGCTCCGCAAGCGGGGGCTTACCGTTTTTTCGCTGAATGAACAGAAGAATTCCATCCTGTCGATGGATATTTACATTGGGAATCCCGTTAAAACGATTCATTTCATTATTTACTGCCGCCAGTTCGCAACTCTCATTCGTGCAGGTGTCTCCATTGTTGATGCCAACCGGATTCTGGCTGAGCAGACGGAAAGCAAGCCGCTGGCCAAAGCACTGCAGGATGTCAGCTCAAGCCTTTTGCGCGGGGTAGCTTTCTCGCAGGCTGTGCTGGATCACAAAAAGATTTTTCCGGCCTTGTTCGTCAGTATGGTGCGGGCGGGGGAAGAATCCGGTGACCTGGAAGGGACGCTGGAGCGGCTGGCGATGTATTTTGAGAAGCAGCATACGACTACCGAGAAAATCAAATCCGCACTGATGTACCCGGTCACCGTTGCCGTCATGGCGGTAGCTGCGGTGATTTATCTGCTGTGGGCGATTGTTCCTCAGTTTGTAACGATGTTCGAGTCGATGAACGCTGAGCTGCCGGCAATTACGAAGATGGTGTTGGCCCTAAGTAAAAGTATTCAGGGGCAGTGGTACTTCTGGGCGCTTGGTGTGATCATCATTATTGCTGCTTTCCAGATTGCTAAGCGTACGGAGAAGGGCGCCTATGCCTTGGACTATGCGAAGCTAAAGGTGCCGGTGTTCGGAAAGCTGAACCAAAAGGGTTCTATTGCCCAGTTCACCCGGACATTCTCCTCTTTGTATGCCAGTTCGGTACCGATTCTGCAGTCGCTGACGATTGTTGAAGAAATTGCCGGCAACAAAGTAATCGGAAAATATATCCGAAGCGCTGGTGATTCGCTCAGACAAGGTAAACCTCTATCCGAACCGCTGAAGAAAGCCTGGGTATTTCCGCCGCTGGTCACGCAGATGATCGCTATCGGGGAAGAAACCGGAGCGCTGGATACGATGCTGTCCAAGGTAGCTGATTTCTACGAAATGGATGTCGAGAATACAGTCGACCGGCTGAAGTCACTGCTGGAGCCGCTGCTGATTGCCTTCTTGGCGGGAGTTGTCGGGGTAATTGTGGCGGCGATCATGCTGCCGATGTTTAGTCTTTATAGCAATATGTCATAA
- a CDS encoding type IV pilus twitching motility protein PilT, whose protein sequence is MPLSTRNIAQLLHMAYSSRASDLHISVGAPPVLRIDGKLQNVEGPVVGPGEAEQMALDLLGPDREPGFRAAGEYDFSYPLEGGARFRVNVYRQRGGISIAARSIPADIPTLERLALPPVLSSLAMKPQGLILVTGPTGSGKSSTLAAMIHHMNRSERKHIVTLEDPIEFLHSHGTCIIDQREVGNDTSSFSNGLRAALRQDPDVILLGEMRDLETISAAVTAAETGHLVLATLHTSDAPQTIDRIIDAFPGHQQNQIRLQLASVLLAVISQRLFPRSQGQGRLCATEILINTPAVGNMIRSEKTHQIKNIMQTGKAQGMHTLDMSIRDYLGLGLIEPAAAKAYLAEVKSDAAI, encoded by the coding sequence ATGCCGCTTTCAACCAGAAATATAGCACAGCTGCTGCACATGGCGTACTCCTCCAGAGCATCCGATTTACACATTTCCGTAGGTGCGCCTCCTGTGCTGCGGATCGACGGCAAGCTTCAGAACGTGGAAGGCCCGGTGGTCGGACCCGGCGAAGCAGAACAAATGGCTTTGGATTTGCTGGGACCGGACAGAGAGCCCGGGTTCCGTGCAGCGGGGGAGTATGACTTTTCCTATCCGCTGGAAGGAGGCGCCCGGTTCCGCGTGAACGTATACCGCCAGCGGGGCGGCATCAGTATTGCTGCCCGCAGCATTCCTGCGGATATCCCGACCCTGGAACGTCTGGCGCTTCCGCCGGTTCTATCCTCGCTGGCGATGAAGCCGCAGGGCCTGATCCTGGTAACAGGTCCGACAGGCAGCGGCAAGTCATCGACACTTGCGGCGATGATCCATCATATGAACCGGAGTGAGCGCAAGCATATTGTCACACTGGAAGATCCGATTGAATTTCTGCACAGCCATGGAACCTGCATTATTGATCAGAGAGAAGTCGGAAACGACACTTCGAGCTTCTCGAATGGCCTGCGGGCTGCGCTCCGCCAGGACCCGGATGTCATTCTTCTTGGAGAGATGCGGGATCTGGAGACGATCTCGGCAGCGGTGACCGCAGCGGAAACAGGTCATCTGGTTTTGGCCACTCTGCATACCTCCGATGCGCCGCAGACGATCGACCGGATTATCGACGCTTTTCCGGGGCATCAGCAGAATCAGATTCGTCTGCAGCTGGCTTCCGTTCTGCTGGCGGTGATCTCACAGCGGCTGTTCCCCCGGTCCCAGGGACAGGGAAGGCTCTGTGCGACCGAGATTCTGATCAATACGCCTGCGGTCGGCAACATGATCCGGAGCGAGAAGACACACCAGATCAAGAATATTATGCAGACCGGCAAAGCTCAGGGGATGCATACGCTGGATATGAGCATCCGCGACTATTTGGGTCTGGGACTCATCGAACCGGCTGCCGCCAAAGCCTATCTTGCGGAGGTGAAATCCGATGCCGCAATTTGA
- the gspE gene encoding type II secretion system ATPase GspE: MAIVKKRLGDLLVENGIISQEQLQEALADQRKSKRKLGDLLISQGYITEQQLIEVLEFQLGIPHVSLFKYQIDPAITQIIPESMAKRYQVLPFMKEGGKLMVAMADPLDYFAIEDLRMSTGFRIEPAISTRDELQRAIARHYGMRDSMNQMLVELPTQEEIEETEITDEDSPIVRLVNQMIQQAVQLRASDIHVDPGENNLAIRYRVDGTLRTERLIPKQMQGFITARLKIMARLNIAERRLPQDGRIKMQFDYKMIDIRVSSLPTMHGEKIVLRLLDLSTGVKSVDTLGFSDSNAVSFKEMISRPYGILLITGPTGSGKTTTLYSALNQLNQESVNIITVEDPVEYQLEGINQVHVNPAIGLTFAAGLRSILRQDPNIVMVGEIRDTETAEIAVRASLTGHLVLSTLHTNDAVSSVSRLRDMGVEPYLIASSLIGVVAQRLVRKICTDCKETYKPSPQEAILLERYGLRADMLHRGKGCGSCNSTGYRGRIAIHEVMSVDDQLRQLITDSASVEEMRTAARENGLVQLMEDGLLKVSQGMTTLQEVLRETVSH; this comes from the coding sequence TTGGCAATTGTTAAGAAGAGACTTGGAGACTTGCTTGTAGAAAATGGGATTATATCGCAGGAACAGCTTCAGGAGGCGCTGGCAGACCAGCGCAAATCCAAACGCAAGCTTGGTGACCTGCTGATCTCGCAAGGCTATATTACAGAGCAGCAGCTGATAGAGGTACTTGAATTCCAACTGGGCATTCCACATGTCAGTCTTTTTAAATATCAGATCGATCCGGCGATCACACAGATTATTCCGGAAAGCATGGCCAAACGCTATCAGGTTCTTCCTTTTATGAAAGAAGGCGGGAAGCTGATGGTGGCCATGGCGGATCCGCTGGATTATTTTGCAATAGAAGATTTACGGATGAGCACAGGCTTCCGGATCGAGCCGGCGATCTCTACCAGAGATGAGCTGCAGCGCGCGATTGCCCGCCATTACGGAATGCGTGACTCCATGAACCAGATGCTTGTCGAGCTGCCGACGCAGGAAGAAATTGAAGAGACGGAAATTACCGACGAGGATTCACCAATCGTCCGGCTTGTTAACCAGATGATTCAGCAGGCGGTTCAGCTACGGGCATCCGATATACACGTTGACCCCGGAGAGAATAATCTGGCGATAAGATACCGGGTCGACGGTACGCTGCGGACTGAACGGCTGATTCCGAAGCAGATGCAGGGCTTTATTACTGCAAGGCTCAAGATTATGGCCCGTCTGAATATTGCCGAACGGCGTCTTCCGCAGGACGGACGGATCAAGATGCAGTTCGACTACAAAATGATCGATATCCGTGTCTCTTCGCTGCCGACGATGCACGGGGAGAAAATCGTACTGCGGCTGCTGGATCTCAGCACGGGCGTCAAATCAGTCGATACACTGGGATTTAGTGACAGCAATGCCGTGTCATTCAAGGAAATGATCAGCCGTCCTTACGGGATTTTGCTGATTACAGGACCGACGGGAAGCGGGAAGACGACCACGCTGTACTCGGCACTGAACCAGCTTAATCAGGAAAGTGTCAACATCATTACCGTTGAAGATCCGGTTGAATATCAGCTGGAAGGCATCAATCAGGTACATGTTAACCCGGCGATCGGCCTTACGTTTGCGGCCGGTCTGCGCTCCATTCTCCGTCAGGATCCCAACATTGTAATGGTAGGGGAAATCCGGGATACAGAAACTGCGGAAATTGCAGTCAGAGCTTCGCTGACAGGTCACCTGGTGCTGTCTACGCTCCATACGAACGATGCTGTGAGCAGTGTCTCCCGGCTGCGCGATATGGGCGTTGAGCCTTACCTGATCGCTTCGTCTTTAATTGGTGTCGTCGCTCAGCGGCTCGTACGCAAAATATGTACGGATTGCAAGGAAACCTATAAGCCGTCCCCTCAGGAAGCCATCCTGCTGGAAAGGTATGGCCTGCGGGCTGATATGCTTCACCGGGGCAAAGGCTGCGGAAGCTGCAACTCTACCGGCTACCGCGGACGGATCGCCATTCATGAAGTGATGAGCGTCGATGATCAGCTGCGTCAGTTGATTACAGATTCGGCTTCAGTGGAAGAAATGCGCACTGCCGCCAGAGAAAATGGCCTGGTCCAGCTGATGGAAGATGGTCTGCTGAAGGTATCCCAAGGGATGACCACTTTGCAGGAAGTACTGCGTGAGACGGTATCCCATTAA
- a CDS encoding DUF5057 domain-containing protein: MKMFKQRRFVFLSGAAALVLLIVLLVQLFSPNVEASDNNYPIRILEITDPTSASLGADGSELDELKQLSNVTVDTVTMKKFVSLREDWDGKYDAIYVGRGNFNKALIASNSSTNDSNRDKAHNTLAVQNDITSLKAKEIIDYYINKGLYVFFQEETFSAQAKDNALQGKLYTSFNVYRTASGQKANVLFLTDNSRNNLISVIKNRTSPYITGLTRRPQLTITNKSEIKSYLTNAAETYQQGDSLIFKIKLGNVPNISASPVKVRLYMNVDSSIPMTEDHVVASLDMNSNEGTLRYTLPETYSGPLYWKLEVTDTSTNLKAFDRDVIRFTGVRPEIKVLQVMPSGRSDSSLLNSINMNQSYLNNSNYQLSISTMNMGDFNTYIKNSSSPQRGLNGVYDMIVFGFQDMYDRVTSPMISKEAAQAVFDFANSTKQSIMLTHDTIFIDDPKDSNYWGDYFRELVGQTSRTYLGGNAVNPSSKVVPVNNGLLTQYPFNLNSAGSASYPVAQTHDQFFMLDLERADVVPWYNIKSESNKTQRDIDDSYNHFYTYSVGSITFSGTGHSKKGNINSDIRFPDWEQKLFVNTMYRAFVGANHAPKITVNAPAEGSIIPSYANEILVDFSAKDFDLNDNTLSSSIRFKTGGNYINGLGVDNISLKSGQTISRSFTNPLNKDGDLQIEIKVWDSQGAMATEIINVKVKEATASVLATRSLPASLVNNEVIRGKDVAVTYTVTPQPIPFAQANIAANVGDSQLISNISFMDNVPAGLEIKGASTPITSTGSAATGYSVSKKLDDIRYTLQSGANGVKTFVPDAGQEVTFTITVSPQKAGKYLFGTASLQYDEIHAATEGSLLGAVRDYNLVVVGLENTAQSTTISNLSIKGRVAISGNVDFRNIGGGAEINNGGTSSQDALVVGGDLYYNNNITINGNAVYGGNYYYNGNADTQSIRGKVLKGSPIDFASLRERMTSLSAKLATLNDNGSMKSEYGTVTLTGTSDAKLYVFSVPADVISSAHSLNVSVPQGSTVLVNIGNNANGTDGSKYVKMALNTNLTGVEANHILYNFPSAETVDLRNTLNGTFLAPRATVGFDNGQLTGQVIAGAASRMTTLFYSPFNGTIPLNEAPVRGSVLFSPLQLTLNAVIKVESITLPNTEILLNDKPWPITPVIGPEDATNKKLTWSSADPQTVYVDPSTGNVTGKKVSSNPVEITAAATDGSGVVGKALVTVKDRTLRIEGKDSVKPKINLALTAIYETILEDNITYRWVVNDKEGKDVSSYITATDQNATFNAPSSGAYTVTVYVSSDKVKDVFASKTIIVANPLESLTITGNGNSMPVKGSLDLTANLKPGDADGTDLEWLFVNPDDSQYAELRPVPGTNQVQMIAKGIPGKTIQVIVKDKITGITSPPYSVSITGLNGLEFSKFRHTMYVGDTFNLMDLLWTIPRTISLESIQNDLTWTSDKPNVASFANSKQGVITGNKKGSVIVTVTYSIPGLDPVTATIEVVVENRQSNLNEGDRY, from the coding sequence ATGAAAATGTTCAAACAAAGAAGGTTTGTATTTCTTTCTGGAGCCGCGGCATTGGTATTGTTAATAGTCTTGCTGGTCCAGCTCTTCAGTCCAAACGTTGAAGCATCAGATAACAATTATCCGATTCGCATTCTGGAGATCACAGACCCTACCAGTGCCAGCTTGGGAGCTGACGGCAGCGAACTGGACGAGCTCAAGCAGCTCTCCAACGTTACCGTAGATACGGTGACAATGAAGAAATTCGTCTCGCTTCGCGAAGATTGGGACGGCAAGTATGATGCCATTTATGTGGGACGGGGAAATTTCAATAAAGCGTTGATCGCCAGTAATTCGAGTACGAACGATTCTAATCGGGATAAGGCTCATAACACGCTTGCTGTTCAGAACGACATTACCAGTCTGAAAGCGAAGGAAATTATCGACTACTACATTAACAAAGGCCTGTATGTATTTTTCCAGGAAGAAACATTCTCCGCTCAGGCAAAAGATAATGCTCTCCAAGGGAAGCTGTACACCTCATTTAATGTTTACCGCACTGCTTCAGGCCAAAAAGCCAATGTGCTCTTTCTTACTGATAACAGCCGGAATAACCTGATATCCGTAATTAAAAACCGGACGTCACCTTATATTACCGGGCTTACACGGCGGCCGCAGCTCACCATTACTAATAAATCTGAAATCAAAAGTTATCTCACTAATGCTGCTGAAACTTATCAACAGGGGGATTCCCTTATTTTTAAAATCAAACTCGGTAACGTGCCTAATATTTCAGCCTCACCTGTCAAAGTACGCTTGTACATGAACGTAGATTCTTCAATTCCTATGACTGAGGATCATGTGGTTGCTTCTCTTGATATGAATTCTAACGAGGGAACGCTGCGCTATACACTGCCAGAGACTTACTCAGGACCACTGTACTGGAAGCTTGAGGTAACTGATACTTCAACCAATCTAAAAGCTTTCGACCGTGACGTTATCCGTTTCACCGGTGTAAGGCCTGAGATCAAGGTGCTCCAGGTCATGCCTTCAGGCCGTTCCGACAGCTCGCTCCTGAACAGTATCAATATGAATCAGAGCTACCTGAACAACAGCAATTATCAGCTGTCTATTTCTACGATGAACATGGGGGATTTCAATACTTATATCAAGAACTCCAGCAGTCCGCAGCGCGGGCTTAACGGTGTATATGACATGATCGTCTTTGGCTTTCAGGACATGTATGACCGGGTGACTAGCCCTATGATTTCCAAAGAAGCCGCCCAGGCAGTTTTCGATTTTGCTAACTCAACCAAGCAAAGCATTATGCTTACACACGATACAATTTTTATTGATGACCCTAAAGATTCGAATTATTGGGGTGATTACTTCCGCGAGCTTGTTGGACAGACATCAAGAACGTACCTGGGTGGGAATGCCGTAAATCCTTCATCTAAAGTTGTTCCCGTCAACAACGGCCTGCTGACCCAGTACCCTTTTAATCTTAACAGTGCAGGCAGCGCCTCCTATCCGGTAGCCCAAACGCACGATCAATTCTTCATGCTGGATTTGGAGCGGGCCGATGTGGTGCCATGGTACAACATTAAGAGCGAATCGAACAAGACACAGCGGGATATCGATGACAGCTACAACCATTTCTATACTTATTCTGTCGGCAGCATTACTTTCTCCGGAACAGGTCACAGTAAAAAAGGGAATATCAACAGTGACATCCGATTCCCCGACTGGGAGCAGAAGCTGTTCGTCAATACGATGTACCGTGCTTTCGTCGGTGCCAACCATGCTCCGAAAATCACAGTGAATGCACCTGCCGAAGGCAGTATAATCCCATCCTATGCCAATGAAATTTTGGTCGACTTCAGTGCAAAGGATTTTGATTTGAACGACAATACCCTGTCGTCTTCTATTCGTTTTAAAACCGGAGGTAATTATATAAACGGTTTAGGTGTGGATAATATAAGTCTCAAATCGGGGCAAACTATCAGCCGTTCCTTTACCAATCCGCTTAACAAGGACGGAGATCTGCAGATCGAGATTAAGGTCTGGGATAGTCAGGGAGCGATGGCGACCGAAATCATCAATGTAAAGGTCAAAGAGGCGACAGCCAGCGTATTGGCTACGCGGTCGTTACCTGCAAGCCTTGTGAACAATGAAGTTATACGCGGAAAAGATGTCGCCGTAACATACACAGTTACACCACAGCCAATTCCGTTTGCCCAGGCGAACATTGCAGCAAATGTTGGAGACAGTCAGCTGATTTCCAATATCAGCTTCATGGATAATGTTCCAGCTGGACTGGAAATTAAAGGGGCATCTACGCCGATTACAAGCACAGGATCAGCCGCTACCGGCTACAGCGTATCTAAGAAACTAGATGACATCCGCTATACTTTGCAATCTGGAGCAAACGGCGTTAAAACATTTGTACCAGATGCTGGCCAGGAGGTCACCTTTACCATTACAGTGTCTCCCCAAAAGGCCGGAAAATATTTATTCGGTACAGCTTCTTTACAATACGATGAGATTCATGCCGCAACTGAAGGTTCGTTACTTGGTGCCGTACGCGATTATAACCTGGTGGTTGTCGGTCTCGAGAACACTGCCCAGTCCACAACGATTAGTAATCTTTCTATTAAAGGACGAGTAGCAATAAGCGGAAACGTCGATTTCCGTAACATTGGCGGAGGCGCTGAAATTAACAACGGCGGTACCTCTTCCCAGGATGCTCTGGTCGTAGGCGGAGATTTGTACTACAACAACAATATTACTATTAACGGTAATGCTGTGTACGGGGGCAATTATTATTACAACGGAAATGCCGATACCCAGTCTATTAGGGGAAAGGTATTGAAGGGCTCCCCTATCGACTTCGCTTCACTGCGTGAGCGGATGACAAGTCTTTCTGCAAAATTGGCAACCTTGAATGATAATGGTTCTATGAAATCTGAATATGGCACAGTTACTCTGACAGGTACAAGCGATGCTAAGCTGTATGTATTCAGCGTTCCAGCGGATGTGATCTCTTCTGCGCACAGCTTGAATGTATCGGTACCTCAAGGGTCAACCGTTCTAGTCAACATTGGAAATAATGCCAATGGTACAGACGGCAGTAAATATGTCAAAATGGCCCTCAATACCAATCTTACCGGCGTGGAGGCTAATCACATACTATATAACTTTCCAAGTGCAGAAACAGTTGATTTACGTAACACTCTAAACGGTACCTTCTTGGCACCACGCGCTACCGTCGGATTTGATAACGGGCAGCTGACCGGACAAGTTATTGCTGGCGCAGCTTCAAGAATGACAACATTATTTTACTCGCCGTTTAATGGAACGATTCCGCTGAATGAAGCACCTGTGCGGGGATCTGTGCTGTTTTCTCCTTTGCAATTAACGCTGAATGCAGTAATCAAGGTAGAGAGTATTACGCTCCCTAATACGGAGATTCTGTTGAATGACAAACCATGGCCTATTACACCAGTGATTGGACCAGAGGACGCAACCAACAAAAAGCTAACCTGGAGCTCTGCCGATCCTCAAACTGTATATGTCGATCCTTCTACCGGCAATGTAACAGGCAAGAAAGTGAGTTCCAATCCCGTTGAAATAACGGCAGCCGCTACTGATGGAAGCGGAGTAGTAGGAAAAGCCCTCGTTACCGTCAAAGACCGCACGCTGCGGATTGAAGGTAAAGACTCCGTCAAACCTAAGATTAATCTGGCACTGACCGCTATTTATGAAACCATTCTCGAGGACAACATCACTTACCGTTGGGTGGTCAACGATAAGGAAGGGAAAGACGTCAGCAGTTATATTACAGCTACAGATCAGAACGCGACATTTAATGCTCCCTCATCTGGTGCTTACACAGTTACGGTCTATGTGTCCAGTGACAAAGTTAAAGATGTATTCGCCAGCAAGACTATTATTGTCGCTAACCCGCTCGAATCCCTTACGATTACAGGTAATGGAAACTCAATGCCGGTAAAAGGCTCTCTGGATCTTACGGCCAACCTTAAACCAGGCGACGCGGATGGTACCGATCTCGAATGGCTCTTCGTTAATCCGGATGACAGCCAGTATGCCGAGCTAAGACCGGTTCCCGGAACAAACCAAGTCCAGATGATTGCCAAAGGCATTCCGGGCAAGACGATCCAGGTGATTGTAAAAGACAAAATTACCGGAATTACCAGTCCGCCTTATTCAGTAAGCATTACCGGTCTTAACGGTTTAGAGTTCAGCAAGTTCAGACACACCATGTATGTTGGGGACACCTTTAATCTGATGGATTTGTTATGGACGATTCCTCGCACCATTTCCTTGGAATCTATCCAGAATGATTTGACCTGGACCAGCGATAAACCTAACGTTGCCTCCTTCGCCAATTCAAAACAAGGAGTCATTACAGGGAACAAGAAAGGCTCTGTCATTGTTACGGTCACTTATTCAATTCCTGGACTGGATCCTGTGACTGCAACCATTGAAGTGGTAGTCGAGAACCGCCAGTCTAACCTCAATGAAGGAGACCGTTACTAA